atttctgcaagtACTAATATTTGTATGTTACATAAAGACTGATGTAATTCTTAAAAGAGTCTTCTaaagtttaatattttattcatgcCTGGAGTTCTGTGCAAGTTTAAACAGATCTGATTTGCAAGATAATAAGATGAGTCTCTTTGAACTGTTCACTTCTGAACACAAATGGCTGCTCAGAAATGTAACTGAACTGTAGAGGTTTGGtttgctgtggtttgttttgaagATCAGAAATGCCTACACTGTGCAAAACTGATCACACCTTGAAAGGACTTCTTATTTCTGTCTGCCTCACAAGTCTTTTGAACTCTTTGCCTCTGTTGTCCTCTCTCAGATGAAtctgcatgtttttattttctaacacTGATGCTGTTGTGAAAATTGATTTGGAGTTAATTGGTAAATTTCACCTCTCTTGCCTGTGCAAAACCCTGAGCAGGGTTGCTGACAGCCTGGGTTACTTGAGACCAAGTGTTTCAACCAACGTCGTTAACAAGTGCTTTAGAGTGAAGAAGAGCTGAATTATTTATTGGTAGAGTCACATCAGGATGATTTACAGGTCActatgatttcatttttttaatgtttattttcatctattttGAATGCCTTCATTAGCAGGATTAAAGCACTGCAGCTTTTTGGTTTCCTGCCGACAAAGCCATTGCTGCCCTGATTTGTGATGTGCTTTAAGTACAAATCAGGTTATGTCTTGCAAAAACATCataaataatttggttttctgCTATAATTGTATCTGAAATGCCTCACATTCAGGTTATAGAAATTCTAAGAATCCATCCCTTCAATATCTCAGTAATGAGGTATTTTTGGCAACACCTTCAGAGAAATCCAGCTCTCATCTTTCATATATGCTGTCTAGTCTTAAATACAAAAGGAGACTTAGTTTTAGTGAGACATATTTCTCTGTAAGTTCCAATcactaaatattttcaaataaaaattattctaggAGAGTGTCATATTGACAGGGTCTTGACAGAAACTGAAGCGGGCTCAATTGGCTTCCATACCAATTTTGCTTGATCTTGAAAAcactatgaagaaaaatacagtaagaTTTTTACATATCAACTTGTATAAAAGAAAGAGTTCCTTTAAATATAACTATTTCCCACAAtattcagaaatttttattcAACATAAATTAGCTTGTCCATTCTTCTACAGAATGTGCTAGTTAACTGTCCAAAATtgagaagagacaggaaaattCTCTCAGGTGGAGTAAGTTACTTTTACACTGAACTCTGGCCTGGACAGATTTCCTTTAATAATGTTAAGTGTATTCTCCCTTGAGTATATTCCAGTACTCCCTTGAGTATATTAATTTTAACTAATTCCTTCAACATTTAAAATGCTAACAAACTCCaaaacttgaatttttattataatttctattttgtatttctgtaacTCTCTCCTTGTCCtggaataattaatttttataggAAATGAAATAGAGCCAGTAAGACTTACTTGAGGTTGCAGGGACTGTTGTGGTTGTAGGCAGAGCTGTAGTTGTGGGTAACTTTTTTGGTCTGAATTTATAATGGCCAATAAAACCATCAGCTGTTAAGCTTAAATCAGATAAAAACTGAACGAACAACTCATTTTTCTCAGATAGAATAGGCCTaaaatagaaaaccaaaataaaatatttccattcttACACATGTCAAGGCCAAAAAGCATTAAtaacattcttaaaaaaaaaactaacactCCAGACtaatactgaaaaatacatgaTTCTTTGCAAGCATGTCACACACTGGTGTTTTGAGGATGAAACTCATTTCCATTAATCACCTAAACCTCTTGGTTCCTGAAGTTTATGTTAATATAAGTATTGCTAAATTCTTCCCAGTGACTTCATTGCAAACTTCACTTCCATGAAATGGAAGGGGTCAGGTTAGGAAAGTGGGAAAATACATTGAAGAAATCCTCTGTTCACAGGGGAAGTAAGTAAATGGGGTGTTTtaaagtttggttttgtttagtgAAAAAGATATTGCACAGTTGGAAGGCCTATGAAAATTCGTTAAGTACTGGATTCTGCAACTCTTCAACAAAcccagcaaaaataaaatgttttgggtttttactTCTCTGGGTTCACTTTTTGTCAGTGATTAGATATTGATTACCCAGGATTTCTTTGAAACCCTTAATGAGGTCTTTGAAGTAAAAACTTGtcattgtttccctttttttttttggcacattATCAGAAACCAGTTTACTCTGATGGCCAGGTCTGACTTAACCAAAAGTAAGGGGCTGATTAACTGGAATTCTCTGGATTTACAGCTGCCATAGTGGTTGCCCAGATTAGACTTTCCTTGCTGCAGTATTGACACAGCCTGTGGACGTAGGAGGGCACTGATTATCAGCTGCCAAGAGCTTTGTTCTGCTTCCTGAACACCAGGACTACAAGGCCAAATCTGAAAAATCTGACCCAGTCTGTGTatcctgtttttttaaaaagggccGAGAGGAAAATGAGTCACATAAAGTGAGGAATGAGCCAAGGGGCTAGAGAGCTCAGCTGGATCCTTGTCCCTCAGTATCTATAatcaaaacacacacatttgtTAATGTTCAGCTACCATTTCTATTGGTCCTCCACCACTatcagcagcactgggattgCACTGGGGTTGTTACACAGTGGTCTAATGAGGCTTGTGGGACAGCAGAGAGCAcgggctggagccaggcttaGTCatggagagacagaaaatagagaaaaccTAGAGAGAGACAAGATACTAAGCAATTTCTACATGTTCAGTTGGAGGTACAAACcactgcatttcatttaaaaattaaaatcttttaaaagccTTGGACACATCTGTTAGCAAAATGACACAGAGTGGTAGTGAAATCCACAACTAAAGGAAGTTACTTACGCTGGTGGACTGTCTCCACAGTACTTCCCAATTCTTTTAGCATCATTGATTTCCCCACCATTAAACACTGCAACATAGTCATATCTGCAGTAGTTGTCTCTCTCCACATCAAACTTCTCAAATTTTAACTCTATTAACTaaagggaaaatggaaataagtCATTTAGGTTTTGACATGCAGAATTTATTAATACTTCTTGTAGTAAGGGACATCTTCATATGAAGTATTATTTAACTTGTCTTTCAATAAAGGAAAATTCCTTAATCCACCtaattgtaaattattttaatccaCGTGACCTCTGCAACTAACAGTTCAGCATATGACTCAAATACTCTGTAAAACGTTTTCCTCTCAAATATATGCAAGTAATTTCtgataaagttatttttatgaGTGAATGTTAGTAGGTGTTAGGTGTTACAAGGCTCTTAAAATAACTACAGCAAGTGTAAGCAACAGAAAAGGAGCTTTTAATGCCACTGCATCTTTCAAGATACACAAAGGCAAAGTTGATACAAGGCATTTCACTGACTTCATTAACAGCAGGGCCTAAATCACTGCGGTTGCCAATGCTGTGTATAGTTGATGCAgaattaaaacaacagaaattaaaatgttgatagaaagaaaatttgcaaATAGTAAAACTAAACCCAAGAGAAAGGAAGTACTGAAAGAACAGTGTTTCCATGTCAGATTTCCATAATTCTTGAGGCTTTACAAGTCATAAATGTGCACTAGTATCATACTGTTATTTCCAGTGTTTATGCTATTATCTCCAATGACTTTTATTTATGGAATTTTctacttaaggaaaaaaaaaaaccaatgtagaagaaaacagaaacataaTCTACTAATCTGAAATGAAGGGCTGCAGAATGACTCTGTCAGTCATGTGTGGCAAGGAAGAGAAACACAACCTAACTGCTGGATGCAAACAGGTAATATATGCATTTAGGCAGCTTCTTTAGATGAAGCACAACAGTATTTCAATCACCTCCCCATAAATAGCACAAATAAGGCTTGAATGACAAGACTGATTTATGCTGATTGTAGATCAACCTTTATAAAGATCTGACTCAAACAAGGATGGTATCAAATATTCTAAGACTGTACAAAGAAAAAGAGGTTAATTTGTACATGGCATGtactttattttattactgACATAGCAAAAGTTATCTTGTTCTACATTCATAGTAATGATAGCCTGTTACCACCTGATGTCTTAGGTTTGCTTGGATATAGTTTTGCACTATTAAGATATTTAAGGCacaattttgttaattttgtttcccatgAAGTATGAGTAAACCTGGGGGACTTGATTTCAGAGATGACTAACAGGCTTGTTTCAAAACCCTCAGTATCATGATgaaaaaatgcactttaaatGGAACTCCCATCTGAATAACATGCTTGTGATCAAAAAAGATGCTATAGAAAGAAGTAATGCAACTGGGAAcagaaattctaattttttttccatagcagGCAAAACAGCAGGCCATAATATCTACTTCTCTATTGTTCAATAAGTGCACTTTGCAGTGGTAAGTATTTCACAATAGAATAGAAGCTCTTTGTGATCAGAAGCTCCTTCATCTTCTGTAATAAATTAAGTAATTATTGGTTTGTATTTGAAGCAACAAAACAAGAGTGCCTTGTATTACTGATCACATGCttatgaaagagaaatagaGACAAGAATACCTAAATTCTGGCAAATGGAAGGCTGGGGAGCTTTTTCTGTGCACTTGAAGAGAGATGCTTATTCACTACTAAATGGAAAATGGCACTGtcaaaattctgccttttttccatGCGAACAACCACTGTTGCAGTACATGAATAATATATATTTGGAAACAGGTAGATTTGTGGAATAGAATCATCAAAAGGCACAGGATATAATGCCCTTATTTTTATGCTGATATAGCCTTTCTCAAATCTTCTCTATGAGCTTAGGAAAAGTTCTTAGGCTTATCTAGAGACATTTGGAAAGAACCAAAGTAATCTGCAGTTTACAGATAAGGGTTTAAAAATCACTGCCTATCTATAGGATTGTTAAATGAACTGTATCTAGCAAACAAGGAACGTGCATTAAAAAGGAATACAGGAAAGACTAAGCTGACATACTGCTTCAGTTCAAGGGAGGAACTGTCTTGGTAAATGCAAAAGTAGGAAAGATCAGAAGAATATATTTATCTGGGgcagctttttttatttcaaggatTAGTCATGAGCAGAAGATGAAGAGGAAAGTCATCTTTATAtgtaaatgaattttaaaagctgaatgTGGCAAGAAAAGTAACCTACCAAACATGCTTGTCAACCAAAACATTCAATCACTGTGGACCTCCTGCTAAGATACAGAGCAGATGGCTCAGCAGCAACCAGAAAATGTGCAGCTAGGACTGAGATTTGCCCTGCAGTGTAGGGAACACACTTGTGTTTGCCATGCGTGGCACAAGAGCCCTCTCAGTCTGCAGTCCCATCTCCTCAGCTCCTAATGAACTGATAACATACGCTCTCATGGCATCTGGCTAATTAAGCAAGCATGTTATGCGATGGAGCcttcaaaatataaaacagaataaactgttttaattaaattcaatCAGCTCTACCTGGGTACCTCAATAATAAACTGCAGCAGTACCGAAAATGCTCAAACACTGTTAGACTTAAATGCAGCATTGGTCATCACGTTTGGTGCTGAGATGATCACATGCCCTGACTTCATTTGCATGGTGTtttctgaataaagaaaataatgtttaaacCCTCCTTGGCTTAAAAGCCTCAGCAGTCACAGATGCTTGAATGGGTTTCCTTGAGGGGGGTGTAGCAGCGCACGGCCCTGCTGAGGAAGCCCGGGGGTCACTGGGGcggcagggagaggagaggcgggccggggcgcggcCGTGCCTGTGCCGGCCGGGTGCCACGGCCGCGTCCCGGGCCAGCCTGGGCGGCCGCCTGCTCTGAGGGGGGGGTCCCGGCCACGGCAGCGCCTTACCTGGTTCTTCGGGGCCACGATGTGCCAGGAACAGGTGACTCCCGCGGGGTAGTCCCGCTCTGGCCAGTTGGGCGTGTGGAAGGAGCCCGAGGGCTTCTCCAGCCGTCCCCCGCAGTACTGGTCCCCTGCAAGGCAGCACGGCCCTGAGCTGGGGGGCAGGCCGTGCTGAGGGAGCCTCCGCCACAGCCCCGCCGCAAACACGGCCGAGCCCTCCGCCCCAGCTGGGGCACCTCTGGGAAAACACAGCTAATAAACCGCGGCaaaacaaagagagagaagCCCTCCTGCAAAcactggaggaggagaaggcgCAGGTACTGGAGGAGCCATCCGAGGAGCCATCCCCGCAGCCCATGGGCTGACAGGCACTCCCAAAGGAACTGCACCCTGTGGAGTGTTCTTGATGGACAGGGGTCTTTTTCTTCCGTATCTCCTGCCCTGTTCCAAATTTAAAACTCCATCAGGTGTGTAATCCTTATTTACAATATTACTATGAACCTTCTTGTTAAATTAAACTATATCCGGGTACAGTTATTTAATGTATCCTTCAATACAAGGTTACAACTGGAAGCCCTGATAAATTACTCATCACCTGCACTGCCTCTGCCAAACAACCTGTCTAGTCTGGTATCATACCAATAGCAAAAACCTTGAAAAAGAGTCACTAACTAGGGCAATACCACCTCCCTGTGACCTCCCAGCCTCTCACTGTTCATACTCTTCCCAAGCACCAGGCAATGCCTTTATGTTTAGTAATACCTGATGAATTTTGCTTTGATATGATTTTGTAAGTGTTTTTAAACCAGGACAAAACCAGACAATCCACAATGTCCCCTGGTACAGTGTTCTACTGCTTCACAGgtcacagagaaaaatcaccttctcctttcctttgcagctgcttgctcatctggtttttaaattgaaagagatGGGCTGAGGTCCATCTTCCTCCACACCACACTTCCTCCCTACCAGTCATGACTTCAAAGCCCTCTCCTACAGTCCCTTtgactttctcttttccagcatGAAGTTCATGCTGTGTAGTTGATCTTTGTGTATGTGATGCTCTTTTAACTCTATCATACTTGTTGTGTCTGATTCCTTCTGATAATCTGATCATAGTCATTTCTAAGATGGGAACATCAGAAAGGCACACTTTATTCAAGATGTACATGCATTGTGGATTTATAAtggtgtgggttttgttgttgttgttttgtctttattttctaaaaattattaagtttatgtttcttttttgatACCTATTAAGCATTGAATTGATGCTCAACTACTGTTTTCATAAATTATCTACTTTAAACCTAAGATCTCATTCCAAAACAGTAAGAGTCAATTCAGAATCTGCTGTACTGTACACAAAGTTAGGGTGTTTTCCCTTTATATGCAACATTTATCTACATTGAATTTCATTTGCCCTTTTAATGGCTAGCTATTACCAGTTTACTACTAGGTACAGCTCTTCCACTACTCTTAGACTTGTCAGCCTTTCTCCTTACTACTTGATGAACTAAAATGGCTAAACAGTTACACTTTGCTATTTGCTAAGCAAGGTAATTAATAAATGTGTTGAATAGCACAATCCTTACTATCTCTGGCAGCACATCTTTTTAAGCATTAATGTGGCTCTGGATAGAGCCCAGTTATATTTGTCCTCAGCACACATATAATGGTGAATTACCTCTTTCGTGtggttctgctgcagaaaacttCGCAATGAATCCACTCCCAGCAGTATTGGCATCTGAGGTCATCTGCACCAACATTTTATTGCTGCTGGACACCAGGGCACCTGGTTTCACAGTGCCGCAGAACCTGCCGATGCGCTGTCCGTTGGCATGGCCGCTGTATATGTCCACAAAGTCATAGCGGCACAGGTTGTCACTCTCCAGGTCCAAATACCGAAAAGAAAGGACCACCACTTTGCCCTCTGGGAcctgcagagagagggaaggagggagacaTGCATCTGCAAGTGTGACCACATATCTGTTGGATCCCACTGTTTGCATGACTGTTTTCATTCCCTTCACCTCCTGTCAGATGAGCTCTTTTTGTCAACTGTATTCCAGGCAAAGCAGTTTTTAAAGGAACTTGGACCAATCCTTAATACAAAGCTCTGGCC
The genomic region above belongs to Motacilla alba alba isolate MOTALB_02 chromosome 9, Motacilla_alba_V1.0_pri, whole genome shotgun sequence and contains:
- the PCOLCE2 gene encoding procollagen C-endopeptidase enhancer 2, yielding MPPAVPLPPLLLLLPPPLLLLAAARPAAPPHRPTFTCGGVVSGESGFIGSEGFPGVYPPNSKCTWKITVPEGKVVVLSFRYLDLESDNLCRYDFVDIYSGHANGQRIGRFCGTVKPGALVSSSNKMLVQMTSDANTAGSGFIAKFSAAEPHERGDQYCGGRLEKPSGSFHTPNWPERDYPAGVTCSWHIVAPKNQLIELKFEKFDVERDNYCRYDYVAVFNGGEINDAKRIGKYCGDSPPAPILSEKNELFVQFLSDLSLTADGFIGHYKFRPKKLPTTTALPTTTTVPATSTVKPTVALCQQKCKRSGTLESNYCSSNFVITGTVITTVTRAGSLHATISIINVYKEGNLAIQQAGKNMSAKILVMCKQCPLIRRGLNYIIMGQVEEDGRGKVFPNSFVMSFKTKNSKILNALKNKTCQN